One Frankia alni ACN14a DNA window includes the following coding sequences:
- a CDS encoding Tex family protein yields the protein MTTTSVPQRSIHQRIAEELGVRQGQVTAAVDLLDGGATVPFIARYRKEATGTLDDTQLRTLEERLRYLRELEERRTAVLESIRAQGKLDDALEAQILAADSKARLEDIYLPYKPKRRTKAQIAREAGLEPLADALLGDPTRDPHGTASGYVDPDKGVADAGAALEGARAILVERFGEDADLIGALREQMWSRGVLVSRVREGKEEAGAKFADYFDFSEPFTSLPSHRILAAFRGEKEEILDLTLEPDTPTEPGTPPAPGPTSYEVRIAETFGISDAGRAADRWLLDTVRWAWRTRILVHLGVDLRMRLWTAAEDTAVRVFAANLRDLLLAAPAGSRATMGLDPGYRTGVKVAVVDATGKVVATDTIHPHVPARRWDESIATLARLAAEHHVDLISIGNGTASRETDKLADDLIRRHPELSLTKVTVSEAGASVYSASAYAAAELPGMDVSLRGAVSIARRLQDPLAELVKIDPKSIGVGQYQHDLAEARLSSSLDAVVEDCVNAVGVDVNTASAPLLTRVSGIGAGLAENLVRHRDANGPFRTREALRDVPRLGPKAFEQCAGFLRIRGGDDPLDGSSVHPESYPVVRRILAATGGELSTLIGNGAVLRSLKPTEFVDDTVGLPTVTDILAELEKPGRDPRPAFRTAAFTEGIETLADLVPGMTLEGTVTNVAAFGAFVDVGVHQDGLVHVSAMSKNFVSDPREVAKPGDIVTVKVLDVDIPRKRISLTLRLDDEVGAPAGGAGRGSGRRGGDGGGTGSSGGNAGSSSSGGGERRAPGGGAGTGREGARRGEAGGERRDGAGGRGRGGGRDGSAGRAPGTRGGGRGGAGGPGGVGSGGGAGANRGGGGAGANRGGGGGRGGRGGAPDGAIADALRRAGIVTGDRITLDGSDRKRS from the coding sequence GTGACGACGACATCTGTCCCACAGCGGTCCATCCATCAGCGGATCGCCGAGGAGCTCGGCGTGCGCCAGGGGCAGGTGACGGCGGCGGTCGACCTGCTCGACGGGGGCGCCACCGTGCCCTTCATCGCCCGCTACCGCAAGGAGGCGACGGGCACCCTCGACGACACCCAGCTACGCACCCTGGAGGAGCGCCTGCGCTACCTGCGGGAGCTGGAGGAGCGGCGCACCGCGGTGCTGGAGTCCATCCGCGCCCAGGGCAAGCTCGACGACGCCCTCGAGGCGCAGATCCTGGCAGCCGACTCCAAGGCCCGCCTGGAGGACATCTACCTGCCCTACAAGCCGAAACGGCGGACGAAGGCGCAGATCGCCCGGGAGGCGGGCCTGGAGCCGCTGGCGGACGCCCTGCTGGGCGATCCCACCCGCGACCCGCACGGCACGGCGAGCGGCTACGTCGATCCGGACAAGGGGGTGGCGGACGCCGGTGCGGCGCTGGAGGGCGCGCGGGCGATCCTCGTCGAGCGGTTCGGCGAGGACGCCGACCTCATCGGCGCGCTGCGGGAGCAGATGTGGTCCCGCGGCGTGCTCGTCTCCCGGGTGCGGGAGGGCAAGGAGGAGGCCGGCGCGAAGTTCGCCGACTACTTCGACTTCTCCGAGCCGTTCACCTCGCTGCCCTCCCACCGCATCCTGGCCGCGTTCCGGGGCGAGAAGGAGGAGATCCTCGATCTGACCCTGGAGCCGGACACCCCGACCGAGCCGGGCACCCCGCCCGCGCCCGGGCCGACGAGCTACGAGGTGCGGATCGCCGAGACCTTCGGGATCTCCGACGCCGGCCGGGCGGCCGACCGCTGGCTCCTCGACACCGTCCGCTGGGCCTGGCGCACCCGCATCCTCGTGCACCTCGGCGTGGACCTGCGGATGCGGCTGTGGACGGCGGCGGAGGACACCGCCGTGCGGGTGTTCGCGGCCAACCTGCGCGACCTGCTGCTCGCGGCGCCGGCCGGCAGCCGGGCGACGATGGGCCTGGACCCGGGGTACCGCACGGGCGTGAAGGTCGCCGTGGTCGACGCGACCGGCAAGGTGGTCGCCACGGACACCATCCATCCGCACGTTCCGGCCCGGCGCTGGGACGAGTCGATCGCCACCCTGGCCCGCCTCGCCGCCGAGCACCACGTCGACCTGATCTCGATCGGCAACGGGACGGCCTCGCGGGAGACCGACAAGCTGGCCGACGACCTCATCCGCCGGCATCCGGAGCTGTCCCTGACGAAGGTGACCGTCTCCGAGGCGGGCGCGTCGGTGTACTCGGCGTCCGCCTACGCCGCGGCCGAGCTGCCCGGGATGGACGTCTCGTTGCGGGGCGCGGTCTCGATCGCCCGCCGTCTGCAGGACCCGCTCGCCGAGCTCGTCAAGATCGATCCGAAGTCGATCGGGGTGGGCCAGTACCAGCACGACCTGGCCGAGGCGCGGCTGTCGTCGTCCCTCGACGCCGTCGTGGAGGACTGCGTGAACGCCGTCGGCGTGGACGTCAACACCGCGTCGGCGCCGCTGCTGACCCGGGTGTCCGGAATCGGGGCGGGCCTCGCCGAGAACCTGGTCCGCCACCGCGACGCCAACGGGCCGTTCCGCACCCGCGAGGCGCTGCGGGACGTGCCCCGGCTCGGCCCGAAGGCGTTCGAGCAGTGCGCCGGCTTCCTGCGCATCCGCGGCGGGGACGACCCGTTGGACGGCTCCAGCGTCCACCCCGAGTCCTATCCGGTGGTCCGGCGGATCCTCGCGGCCACCGGCGGCGAGCTGAGCACGCTCATCGGTAACGGCGCGGTGCTGCGGTCGCTGAAGCCGACCGAGTTCGTCGACGACACCGTCGGGCTGCCGACGGTCACCGACATCCTCGCCGAGCTGGAGAAGCCGGGGCGCGACCCGCGGCCGGCGTTCCGCACGGCGGCGTTCACCGAGGGGATCGAGACCCTCGCGGACCTGGTGCCCGGGATGACGCTGGAGGGCACCGTCACCAACGTGGCCGCCTTCGGCGCCTTCGTCGACGTCGGGGTGCACCAGGACGGCCTGGTGCACGTCTCGGCGATGTCGAAGAACTTCGTCAGCGACCCGCGGGAGGTCGCCAAGCCCGGCGACATCGTCACGGTGAAGGTTCTCGACGTCGACATCCCGCGCAAGCGGATCTCGCTGACGCTGCGCCTGGACGACGAGGTCGGGGCGCCGGCGGGCGGCGCGGGGCGCGGTTCGGGGCGCCGCGGCGGCGACGGCGGCGGTACCGGCAGCAGCGGTGGCAACGCCGGCAGCAGCAGCAGCGGCGGCGGCGAGCGACGGGCTCCCGGCGGCGGCGCCGGCACGGGTCGGGAGGGCGCGCGGCGCGGCGAGGCCGGCGGTGAGCGTCGCGACGGCGCCGGTGGCCGGGGCCGGGGCGGCGGCCGCGACGGATCGGCCGGTCGGGCTCCCGGTACGCGCGGCGGTGGTCGCGGCGGGGCAGGGGGTCCCGGCGGCGTGGGGTCCGGCGGCGGCGCGGGTGCCAACCGGGGCGGCGGCGGCGCGGGTGCCAACCGGGGCGGCGGTGGCGGGCGGGGCGGACGCGGCGGTGCGCCGGACGGCGCCATCGCCGACGCGCTGCGGCGGGCCGGGATCGTCACCGGCGACCGGATCACCCTCGACGGCTCCGACCGCAAGCGGAGCTGA
- a CDS encoding DUF4407 domain-containing protein, whose protein sequence is MAPQDRPRFVTAGALMLLTAGLATYAGATVAAMGLHRSTLGAVPFGLFYATVIFFIDRSVLLSTRPYRYGPGGTVRVGRAGPSTAMRIFIAVCAALLVGETLLLRIFAPSIAPRVTQIRQEDLGRVLRGWDANQLGEQRVLRDDLAARQRALDSAHALVTGKTAEVNCQLTGGDGCLSGEGAVYRIKLGELGAATAAVTTATGQRDAAQARLDVFDQSRDARRAHFRDQQTATVDAADDLLIREKAFWRLTAADHSVLLWRTVLTLLLLGIDLGPLMFKRTLEQTELRRRERLVQWQGETTDEVDAQQIGQTARRRGELAEALAEGAAARYGQYVRRRDEIGTSLRVAADLADADVGREQIRIDRDSRIRDLRVRYRVPDPAPAPDPADRAHRATPS, encoded by the coding sequence GTGGCTCCGCAGGACCGCCCCCGTTTCGTCACCGCCGGTGCACTGATGTTGCTGACCGCCGGGCTCGCCACCTACGCGGGAGCCACGGTCGCCGCGATGGGTCTGCACCGCTCGACTCTCGGCGCGGTCCCGTTCGGCCTGTTCTATGCGACGGTGATCTTCTTCATCGACCGGTCGGTGCTGCTGTCCACCCGCCCGTACCGCTACGGGCCCGGCGGGACCGTTCGAGTGGGCCGCGCCGGTCCTTCCACCGCCATGCGGATCTTCATCGCCGTCTGCGCCGCGCTGCTCGTCGGGGAGACGCTGCTACTGAGGATCTTCGCGCCGTCGATCGCGCCGCGGGTCACCCAGATCCGCCAGGAGGACCTCGGCCGGGTGCTGCGCGGCTGGGATGCCAACCAGCTCGGCGAGCAGCGGGTCCTGCGCGACGACCTCGCCGCCCGCCAGCGTGCGCTGGACAGCGCCCACGCCCTCGTCACCGGCAAGACCGCCGAGGTGAACTGCCAGCTCACCGGGGGCGACGGCTGCCTGAGCGGCGAGGGAGCGGTGTACCGGATCAAACTGGGCGAGCTCGGCGCCGCGACCGCGGCGGTGACCACCGCGACCGGCCAGCGCGACGCCGCCCAGGCCCGCCTGGACGTCTTCGACCAGTCCCGCGACGCCCGCCGCGCGCACTTCCGCGACCAGCAGACCGCCACCGTCGACGCCGCCGACGACCTGCTGATCCGGGAGAAGGCGTTCTGGCGGCTGACGGCCGCCGACCACTCCGTGCTGCTCTGGCGGACGGTGCTGACCCTGCTGCTGCTCGGCATCGACCTCGGCCCGCTGATGTTCAAACGGACGCTGGAGCAGACGGAGCTGCGGCGCCGGGAGCGGCTCGTCCAGTGGCAGGGGGAGACCACCGACGAGGTCGACGCCCAGCAGATCGGCCAGACTGCGCGTCGCCGCGGTGAGCTCGCCGAGGCCCTCGCCGAGGGCGCCGCCGCCCGTTACGGCCAGTATGTGCGGCGCCGGGACGAGATCGGCACCTCCCTGCGCGTCGCGGCCGACCTCGCCGACGCCGACGTCGGCCGCGAGCAGATCCGCATCGATCGGGACAGCCGGATCCGCGACCTGCGCGTCCGGTACCGCGTGCCGGACCCGGCGCCGGCGCCGGACCCCGCCGACCGCGCCCACCGCGCCACGCCGTCCTGA
- a CDS encoding phage holin family protein, with protein MTSTYRQQPDVAADPYPNDVTAYRGGVDVDAPDESTQVLRAPTAATSTAPPSSARHDGEGHSAGRGSTGQLVSEVVTDISTLFRQEVALAKAEVREEAKKAGKGAGMFAGAGGAGYFALLFALLAVMFGLGEVMALGWAALIITVVLGAVAAVLALKGRSTVRKVHPAPTQTVETLREDVQWAQSRRR; from the coding sequence ATGACGAGCACATACCGTCAGCAGCCGGACGTCGCCGCCGATCCGTACCCGAACGATGTTACCGCGTACCGGGGCGGTGTCGACGTGGACGCGCCGGACGAGTCGACCCAGGTGCTGCGCGCACCGACCGCCGCGACCTCGACCGCCCCGCCTTCGAGCGCCCGTCACGACGGAGAGGGGCATTCGGCGGGCCGCGGATCGACCGGGCAGCTCGTCTCCGAGGTCGTCACGGACATCTCCACCCTGTTCCGCCAGGAGGTCGCCCTCGCGAAGGCGGAGGTCCGCGAGGAGGCGAAGAAGGCCGGCAAGGGGGCCGGCATGTTCGCCGGCGCCGGCGGCGCCGGGTACTTCGCGCTGCTGTTCGCCCTGCTGGCCGTCATGTTCGGGCTTGGGGAGGTGATGGCACTGGGCTGGGCGGCTCTCATCATCACCGTCGTGCTCGGCGCCGTCGCCGCCGTCCTGGCGCTGAAGGGCCGCTCCACCGTGCGCAAGGTCCACCCCGCCCCGACGCAGACCGTGGAGACGCTGCGCGAGGACGTCCAGTGGGCGCAGAGCCGACGCAGGTAG
- a CDS encoding DUF3618 domain-containing protein → MTSTSPDEIRSDIEATRARLGDDLDELSDRVSPQKVAGRTAQDLRRRVSSATESVRPKVAATTGTATEKARHTADQAKATVRRQLDAHPQVAATAQRARDTAGSAAGSASQTVHRQLDSHPQVAAKVSQVRDTAGGAVSAGRQKAAANPRATGTAAAAAAALLALLLVVLRHRRQDTDTLD, encoded by the coding sequence GTGACCAGCACGAGTCCGGACGAGATCCGGTCCGACATCGAGGCGACCCGGGCCCGGCTCGGCGACGATCTCGACGAGCTTTCCGACCGCGTCAGCCCGCAGAAGGTGGCCGGGCGCACGGCGCAGGACCTCCGGCGCCGGGTGAGCTCGGCGACCGAGTCGGTGCGGCCGAAGGTGGCCGCGACGACGGGTACCGCCACCGAGAAGGCCCGCCACACCGCGGACCAGGCCAAGGCCACGGTGCGCCGTCAGCTCGACGCGCACCCGCAGGTCGCGGCGACCGCGCAGCGCGCCAGGGACACCGCCGGCAGCGCCGCCGGCTCCGCCAGCCAGACGGTCCACCGCCAGCTCGACTCCCACCCACAGGTCGCGGCGAAGGTGAGCCAGGTGCGCGACACCGCGGGCGGGGCGGTCAGCGCCGGCCGGCAGAAGGCCGCCGCGAACCCCCGGGCCACCGGTACCGCCGCCGCGGCCGCCGCGGCGCTGCTCGCGCTGCTGCTGGTCGTGCTGCGCCACCGGCGCCAGGACACGGACACGCTCGACTGA
- a CDS encoding transglycosylase SLT domain-containing protein, whose amino-acid sequence MTSTERTRVGRGAWPTDGRGGTVAPAGGTTAAGPGRCYGVGAGEAPPAGSTDADILAVRAGITAISRALNWHGGPGTPVPTDGRFTAATKAAVIAFQDKLQPVINRDMYLPAVEHSPAGFVNKETSYALFMPIADRYALKYTVPRGLLRGIATIESNWDPGAVGYWTNSDFGLCQWNTTLPDITTARALDPFWALDSTAKAMRERFDSDRWGHNWLYVIAAHNVPTWAAQWAQGELSATDPADKPKLDRMNGYVSNVLARVW is encoded by the coding sequence GTGACGTCGACGGAGCGGACCCGGGTCGGGCGCGGCGCCTGGCCCACGGACGGTCGGGGCGGCACCGTTGCCCCGGCGGGTGGCACAACCGCCGCCGGGCCGGGCCGGTGCTACGGCGTCGGCGCGGGCGAGGCCCCGCCCGCCGGCAGCACCGACGCGGACATCCTCGCCGTCCGGGCCGGCATCACCGCGATCAGCCGGGCGCTGAACTGGCACGGCGGCCCGGGCACCCCGGTGCCGACCGACGGTCGCTTCACCGCCGCCACCAAGGCGGCCGTCATCGCGTTCCAGGACAAGCTGCAGCCCGTGATCAACCGCGACATGTACCTGCCGGCGGTCGAGCACAGCCCGGCGGGATTCGTCAACAAGGAGACGTCCTACGCGTTGTTCATGCCGATTGCGGACCGTTACGCGTTGAAGTACACGGTCCCCCGCGGACTCCTGCGCGGTATCGCCACCATCGAGAGCAACTGGGATCCCGGCGCGGTCGGCTACTGGACGAACTCGGATTTCGGGCTCTGCCAGTGGAACACCACGCTGCCCGACATCACCACGGCGCGGGCGCTGGATCCCTTCTGGGCGCTCGACTCCACGGCCAAGGCGATGCGGGAACGCTTTGATTCCGACCGCTGGGGCCACAACTGGCTGTACGTCATTGCCGCGCACAATGTCCCGACCTGGGCCGCGCAGTGGGCCCAGGGCGAACTGTCCGCCACCGATCCGGCCGACAAACCGAAACTCGACCGGATGAACGGCTACGTCAGCAACGTCCTGGCCCGCGTCTGGTGA
- a CDS encoding SRPBCC family protein has protein sequence MGQIKVVVQRAVPGTPEQVVAKLADYQGARARSWPENVSEYRVLAGGTGAGSRIAYRLQATRKRVRQVDATVSAPDATTLVEADQNSSLQTRWQVAPGAGEQQSTVTATTTWDGAGGVGGFFERTFAPIGIRRLNTAVLEKVTAPAD, from the coding sequence GTGGGACAGATCAAGGTGGTGGTCCAGCGGGCCGTACCCGGCACGCCCGAGCAGGTCGTCGCGAAGCTCGCCGACTACCAGGGCGCCCGCGCGCGGTCCTGGCCGGAGAACGTCTCGGAGTACCGGGTGCTGGCCGGCGGCACCGGGGCGGGCAGCCGGATCGCCTACCGGCTGCAGGCCACCCGCAAGCGGGTCCGCCAGGTCGACGCGACGGTGTCCGCGCCGGATGCGACCACGCTCGTCGAGGCGGACCAGAACTCCTCCCTGCAGACCCGGTGGCAGGTGGCCCCCGGCGCCGGCGAACAGCAGAGCACGGTCACGGCGACCACCACGTGGGACGGCGCCGGCGGGGTCGGCGGCTTCTTCGAGCGCACCTTCGCCCCGATCGGCATCCGCCGGCTGAACACCGCGGTCCTGGAGAAGGTCACGGCGCCTGCGGACTGA
- a CDS encoding anti-sigma factor RsbA family regulatory protein, which translates to MTRESTLGPVRGPALSPTNVGGIRHEAFLFRGDVGFLSATRDFILAGLAADEDVLVAVTPARMALLRAALDRAARRVTFLDLTEVGRNPARIIPAWQEFLDLGIERGRTVRGIGEPLWSGRPVPEQRECMLHEALLNEAFTAPPAWRLRCPYEVTALDAVTADEVWQTHPVVVDGGLGRVSARYRPPAPAVSAVPAVSAVPAASAVPAASAVPAVSAVPAVSAAAVADAAAATRPDPLAEPLPDLGRPRAEVAFGPDDLGLVRAAATRAALADGLGEDRAGDLELAVHEVATNSVRHGGGRGIVRFWTADGCLVCEVTDSGRLADRLAGRRRPDLDLSGGRGLWLVNQLCDLVQLRSGSVGTTVRMFMYV; encoded by the coding sequence GTGACTCGGGAGAGTACTCTCGGTCCAGTCCGCGGTCCGGCCCTGAGCCCGACCAACGTCGGCGGCATTCGCCACGAGGCTTTCCTGTTCCGGGGTGACGTCGGTTTCCTCAGCGCGACCAGGGATTTCATCCTCGCCGGCCTCGCGGCCGACGAGGACGTTCTCGTCGCGGTGACGCCCGCGCGGATGGCGCTTCTTCGGGCCGCGCTCGACCGGGCCGCCAGGCGAGTCACATTTCTCGATCTGACGGAGGTCGGCCGGAATCCGGCGCGCATCATCCCCGCCTGGCAGGAATTCCTCGACCTCGGGATCGAACGGGGCCGGACGGTTCGCGGGATCGGCGAGCCGCTGTGGTCCGGGCGCCCCGTTCCCGAGCAGCGGGAGTGCATGCTTCACGAGGCCCTGCTCAACGAGGCGTTCACGGCCCCGCCGGCCTGGCGGCTGCGCTGCCCCTACGAGGTGACCGCGCTCGACGCGGTGACCGCCGACGAGGTGTGGCAGACCCATCCGGTGGTGGTGGACGGCGGGCTCGGCCGCGTCAGCGCGCGCTACCGCCCGCCGGCCCCCGCCGTCTCCGCGGTCCCCGCCGTCTCCGCGGTCCCCGCTGCCTCCGCGGTCCCCGCTGCCTCCGCGGTCCCCGCTGTCTCCGCGGTCCCCGCTGTCTCCGCCGCGGCGGTGGCCGACGCCGCCGCGGCCACCCGGCCGGATCCACTCGCCGAGCCGCTGCCGGACCTCGGCCGGCCGCGGGCCGAGGTGGCGTTCGGACCGGACGACCTCGGTCTGGTTCGCGCGGCGGCCACCCGCGCCGCCCTCGCCGACGGGCTCGGCGAGGACCGGGCCGGCGACCTCGAACTCGCCGTGCACGAGGTCGCGACGAACAGCGTCCGCCACGGCGGTGGGCGGGGCATCGTGCGTTTCTGGACCGCCGACGGCTGCCTGGTCTGCGAGGTCACCGACTCCGGTCGGCTCGCCGACCGGCTTGCCGGGCGACGGCGTCCGGACCTCGACCTCAGCGGCGGGCGGGGGCTGTGGCTCGTCAACCAGCTCTGCGATCTCGTGCAGCTCCGGTCGGGGAGCGTCGGCACGACCGTGCGGATGTTCATGTACGTCTGA